In Motilibacter rhizosphaerae, one DNA window encodes the following:
- a CDS encoding DUF3040 domain-containing protein, giving the protein MPLSDHEQRLLEQMERALYAEDPKFASSLRGHDLRRMHRRRAIRAAAGVLVGIALLLVGVIVKIIALGVLGAVVMILSALLAVHSWRQLPGAAARAAGQPAGPRPARAPRPVMQRFEDRWNRRREADGR; this is encoded by the coding sequence GTGCCGCTCTCTGACCACGAGCAACGGCTGCTCGAGCAGATGGAGCGGGCGCTGTATGCCGAGGATCCGAAGTTCGCATCGTCGCTGCGGGGCCACGACCTCCGGCGCATGCACCGGCGCCGCGCGATCCGCGCAGCCGCGGGAGTCCTCGTCGGTATCGCCCTGCTCCTGGTGGGCGTCATCGTCAAGATCATCGCCCTGGGCGTCCTCGGTGCCGTCGTCATGATCCTGTCGGCGCTCCTCGCCGTGCACAGCTGGCGCCAGCTCCCCGGCGCCGCCGCCCGGGCAGCCGGTCAGCCGGCGGGTCCTCGTCCCGCCCGCGCCCCGCGCCCGGTCATGCAGCGCTTCGAGGACCGCTGGAACCGCCGGCGCGAGGCGGACGGCCGCTAG
- a CDS encoding methyltransferase domain-containing protein, with product MPDSPRARPDRSRTRSAAVWGVLRGVLDEADGRALDVVDVGGGTGGFAVPLATLGHTVTVVDPSPDALAALERRVAETAALDGLAGRVRARQGDVAGLLDVVEPASADLVLCHGVLEHVDDPVEALAAVARCLRPGGRLSLLAANRSAVVLARAVAGRFAEAQQALLDPAGRWGDRDPVPRRFSPQELEELVRSAGLEPVHVVGVRVFADLVPGALVDGEPGAVEALLQLEAAAAEHPAFLAVATQIHLLARA from the coding sequence GTGCCCGACAGCCCCCGCGCGCGTCCCGACCGCAGCCGCACCCGCTCCGCCGCGGTGTGGGGCGTGCTGCGCGGGGTCCTCGACGAGGCCGACGGGCGCGCGCTCGACGTCGTCGACGTGGGCGGCGGCACCGGCGGCTTCGCGGTCCCGCTCGCGACGCTCGGCCACACGGTCACCGTCGTCGACCCCAGCCCCGACGCCCTCGCCGCGCTCGAGCGGCGCGTCGCCGAGACCGCGGCGCTGGACGGGCTGGCCGGGCGGGTGCGCGCGCGCCAGGGCGACGTCGCCGGGCTGCTCGACGTCGTCGAGCCGGCCAGCGCCGACCTCGTGCTCTGCCACGGGGTCCTCGAGCACGTCGACGACCCCGTCGAGGCCCTGGCGGCCGTGGCGCGCTGCCTGCGGCCCGGGGGCAGGCTCAGCCTGCTCGCCGCCAACCGCTCGGCGGTCGTGCTCGCCCGCGCCGTCGCCGGGCGCTTCGCCGAGGCGCAGCAGGCCCTGCTCGACCCCGCGGGGCGCTGGGGCGACCGCGACCCGGTGCCGCGCCGCTTCTCCCCGCAGGAGCTCGAGGAGCTCGTCCGCTCCGCGGGCCTCGAGCCGGTGCACGTCGTGGGCGTCCGCGTGTTCGCCGACCTCGTGCCCGGCGCGCTGGTCGACGGCGAGCCGGGCGCGGTCGAGGCCCTCCTGCAGCTCGAGGCCGCCGCGGCCGAGCACCCCGCCTTCCTCGCCGTGGCGACCCAGATCCACCTGCTCGCCCGCGCCTGA
- the dinB gene encoding DNA polymerase IV yields the protein MSARSGALPRPSGRDGLPDDTGCSVLHVDMDAFFASVTLLRHPELQGTPVVIGGTGTRGVVLSATYEARAHGVRSAMPVSRARRLCPGATFLPPDHDDYARVSAGVMELFRTITPIVEPLSLDEAFLDVSGARRRLGSPVRIAQLLRDRVADEQGVPCSVGVAPTKMVAKLASTAAKPDGLLVVPRDGVLAFLHPLPVGALWGVGERTAEVLQRLGLQTVGELAHVPVETLRRALGPTAGPHLHALAWGRDQRPVVASEPERSTGAEETFGHDVDDPDVIVRELLRLSTRTAERLRATGTAGRTVVLKVRFADFTTITRSRTLKESTDVAQEVYSTARGLYEALGLQRARIRLVGVRVEGLVDVAVAPRQLVLEVRGGGRPTSWRDAERAADRAAARFGSGAVRPAALVRHDRGPGRG from the coding sequence GTGAGCGCGCGCAGCGGGGCCCTCCCGCGCCCGAGCGGGCGGGACGGGCTCCCCGACGACACGGGCTGCTCGGTGCTCCACGTCGACATGGACGCCTTCTTCGCCTCGGTGACGCTGCTGCGCCACCCGGAGCTGCAGGGGACGCCCGTGGTCATCGGCGGCACGGGCACGCGGGGCGTCGTGCTCTCGGCGACCTACGAGGCGCGGGCCCACGGGGTGCGCTCGGCGATGCCGGTGTCGCGCGCCCGGCGGCTGTGCCCGGGGGCGACGTTCCTGCCGCCGGACCACGACGACTACGCCCGCGTCTCGGCGGGGGTGATGGAGCTCTTCCGCACGATCACCCCGATCGTCGAGCCGCTCTCGCTGGACGAGGCGTTCCTCGACGTGTCCGGCGCCCGGCGCCGGCTCGGCAGCCCGGTGCGGATCGCCCAGCTCCTCCGCGACCGGGTGGCCGACGAGCAGGGCGTGCCGTGCTCGGTGGGGGTGGCGCCGACGAAGATGGTGGCGAAGCTCGCCTCGACGGCGGCGAAGCCCGACGGCCTGCTCGTCGTGCCGCGCGACGGCGTCCTCGCGTTCCTGCACCCCCTCCCCGTCGGGGCGCTGTGGGGCGTGGGGGAGCGGACCGCGGAGGTGCTCCAGCGGCTGGGGCTGCAGACCGTCGGGGAGCTCGCCCACGTCCCGGTCGAGACGCTGCGCCGGGCGCTCGGCCCGACCGCCGGTCCGCACCTGCACGCGCTGGCGTGGGGCCGGGACCAGCGGCCGGTCGTCGCCAGCGAGCCCGAGCGCAGCACGGGGGCGGAGGAGACGTTCGGGCACGACGTCGACGACCCCGACGTCATCGTCCGCGAGCTGCTCCGGCTCTCCACCCGCACCGCGGAGCGCCTGCGGGCGACGGGGACCGCCGGGCGCACGGTCGTGCTCAAGGTGCGGTTCGCCGACTTCACCACCATCACCCGCTCCCGGACGCTGAAGGAGAGCACCGACGTCGCGCAGGAGGTCTACTCGACGGCCCGCGGGCTGTACGAGGCGCTCGGGCTCCAGCGCGCGCGGATCCGGCTCGTCGGGGTGCGCGTCGAGGGGCTGGTCGACGTCGCGGTCGCCCCGCGCCAGCTCGTGCTCGAGGTGAGGGGAGGCGGGCGCCCGACGAGCTGGCGGGACGCGGAGCGCGCGGCGGACCGGGCGGCGGCGCGGTTCGGGTCAGGGGCGGTGCGGCCCGCCGCGCTGGTGCGGCACGACCGGGGGCCCGGACGCGGGTGA
- a CDS encoding transglutaminase TgpA family protein: MSAAVSARIRVLVVEVVAVLLTAGALDPLLDGTGWAWTVALSTATAVLVAELLRRAGLPRPLVPVGTLAALLVELVVTRVHDVAPYGMVPSLPALRALGHLTSTGFSDSSAYTAPVTPTPGLMLLVAGGTGFVAVAVDTLAVTYRRPAVAGLPLLALYAVPAAIAPHGVPWYWFALGATGYLALLYTESRDRVTRWGRVLGLRGGGPRTSALGALGRRVGGTALAAAVVVPAVAPGVGDDPLHLGDATAGDGLSSGQIGSTDPLVNLSRDLGQRTPVPVLSFSVPTAGGQAAPYLRTAVFDRFNGNRWVHDTPTASTTAVGGTLTTGFPATTGEARTVTVATQDGLTTHYLPLPYGSTKVTGLKGGWSADSSSEEVFSTGKKVSGLHYSVRQADPAPVPSALLKQTTPAKLGARYLDTGGLDTSSVFLTAREQAVGEESRPYAQALLLQSWFRDRGGFAYDESAPVPVSGTRTLIDTFLTERRGFCVHYASAMVLMARSLGIPARLAIGYLPGAQQSTRDGQSRYVVTSVESHAWPELYFKDYGWLRFEPTPRSDGLTQSPAYATAGTEDQIAALTATASASASSAPSSSSSSSASASRGSRPDDTISATSGGGSGGSGGSRTPLLVLAGALAVVLLALLPALARRRLRGRRQRAAGVPALWDELSDTAADLGLPGFSRSHTPRQYAALLGRYIGMRPGTGSPLEALAAAYERSRYAPDAPASLLPGARAQLAEVRTALGEAVGRRDRWRAALLPRSTWGGLLARTARASEWRPWSGRGTGRSQRGVAAARR; this comes from the coding sequence GTGAGCGCAGCAGTCAGCGCCAGGATCCGCGTCCTGGTCGTCGAGGTCGTCGCCGTCCTGCTCACGGCCGGGGCCCTCGACCCGCTGCTCGACGGCACCGGCTGGGCCTGGACCGTCGCGCTGTCGACCGCCACTGCCGTGCTCGTCGCCGAGCTGCTGCGCCGGGCCGGGCTGCCCCGCCCGCTCGTCCCCGTCGGCACCCTCGCCGCGCTGCTCGTCGAGCTCGTCGTCACCCGGGTGCACGACGTCGCGCCGTACGGCATGGTGCCCTCGCTGCCGGCGCTGCGCGCCCTCGGCCACCTCACCAGCACCGGGTTCTCCGACTCCTCGGCCTACACCGCCCCGGTCACCCCGACGCCCGGGCTGATGCTGCTCGTCGCGGGCGGCACCGGGTTCGTCGCGGTCGCCGTCGACACGCTCGCTGTCACGTACCGGCGTCCGGCGGTGGCCGGGCTCCCCCTGCTCGCGCTGTACGCCGTCCCCGCCGCCATCGCGCCCCACGGCGTGCCGTGGTACTGGTTCGCGCTCGGGGCGACGGGCTACCTCGCCCTGCTCTACACCGAGTCCCGCGACCGGGTGACGCGCTGGGGCCGCGTCCTCGGGCTGCGCGGCGGAGGTCCGCGCACCTCCGCGCTCGGCGCCCTCGGCCGCCGCGTCGGCGGGACCGCGCTCGCCGCGGCCGTCGTCGTGCCCGCCGTCGCGCCCGGGGTCGGGGACGACCCGCTCCACCTCGGTGACGCCACCGCCGGCGACGGGCTCAGCTCCGGCCAGATCGGCAGCACGGACCCGCTCGTCAACCTCTCCCGGGACCTCGGCCAGCGCACGCCCGTACCGGTGCTCTCGTTCTCGGTGCCGACCGCGGGCGGGCAGGCCGCGCCGTACCTCCGCACAGCGGTGTTCGACCGCTTCAACGGCAACCGGTGGGTGCACGACACCCCCACGGCCAGCACCACGGCGGTCGGCGGCACGCTGACGACCGGGTTCCCGGCGACGACCGGTGAGGCCCGCACGGTGACGGTGGCGACGCAGGACGGGCTGACCACGCACTACCTCCCGCTGCCCTACGGCAGCACGAAGGTGACCGGGCTGAAGGGCGGCTGGAGCGCCGACAGCAGCTCCGAGGAGGTGTTCAGCACCGGCAAGAAGGTCTCGGGGCTGCACTACTCCGTCCGCCAGGCCGACCCGGCCCCCGTGCCGAGCGCGCTGCTCAAGCAGACGACGCCCGCGAAGCTCGGGGCGCGCTACCTCGACACCGGCGGCCTGGACACGTCCAGCGTGTTCCTGACCGCACGTGAGCAGGCGGTGGGCGAGGAGAGCCGCCCCTATGCCCAGGCCCTGCTGCTGCAGAGCTGGTTCCGCGACCGCGGCGGCTTCGCCTACGACGAGTCCGCGCCCGTCCCCGTGTCAGGCACGAGGACGTTGATCGACACGTTCCTCACCGAGCGGCGCGGCTTCTGCGTGCACTACGCGAGCGCCATGGTGCTCATGGCCCGCAGCCTGGGGATCCCCGCCCGGCTGGCGATCGGCTACCTGCCGGGCGCGCAGCAGAGCACCCGGGACGGGCAGTCCCGCTACGTCGTCACCAGCGTCGAGTCCCACGCCTGGCCCGAGCTCTACTTCAAGGACTACGGCTGGCTGCGCTTCGAGCCCACCCCGCGCAGCGACGGCCTGACCCAGTCCCCGGCGTACGCGACGGCGGGCACCGAGGACCAGATCGCCGCGCTCACCGCGACCGCCTCGGCCTCCGCGAGCAGCGCTCCGAGCTCGTCGTCCTCGTCCTCGGCGAGCGCGTCGCGCGGCTCGCGTCCAGACGACACGATCTCCGCCACCTCGGGCGGGGGGTCCGGCGGTAGCGGGGGCAGCCGCACCCCGCTGCTCGTGCTCGCCGGCGCGCTCGCCGTCGTCCTGCTCGCCCTGCTGCCGGCGCTCGCCCGGCGGCGGCTGCGCGGGCGCCGGCAGCGTGCGGCCGGTGTGCCCGCGCTGTGGGACGAGCTCAGCGACACCGCCGCCGACCTCGGCCTGCCGGGCTTCTCGCGCTCGCACACGCCGCGCCAGTACGCCGCCCTGCTCGGCCGCTACATCGGGATGCGCCCGGGGACCGGCAGCCCGCTCGAGGCGCTCGCCGCGGCGTACGAGCGGAGCAGGTACGCCCCCGACGCCCCCGCCTCGCTCCTGCCCGGCGCGCGGGCGCAGCTGGCCGAGGTGCGCACGGCGCTCGGCGAGGCAGTCGGCCGCCGCGACCGCTGGCGCGCCGCGCTGCTGCCCCGGTCCACCTGGGGCGGCCTGCTGGCGAGGACCGCCCGCGCCTCCGAGTGGCGGCCCTGGTCGGGGCGCGGCACCGGGCGCTCCCAGCGGGGGGTGGCCGCGGCGCGGCGCTAG